A genomic window from Litoreibacter janthinus includes:
- a CDS encoding TRAP transporter large permease — MDEITIGLWVSGFMLAMVVLGMRVAFAAGMAGLLGLVWLRWNGFDYNPDRLWKSIEISVKIAGQVPHSKVSSQALSLIPTFILIGYLAYYAKLTSALFEAAKRWFAWVPGGLAVSTVFATAGFAAVSGASVATAAVFARIAIPEMLKVGYNKQFAAGVVAAGGTLASLIPPSAILVIYAIIVEQDVGKLLLAGFIPGAFSAVIYALLIIGIAVVFKNVGPPVTGFTWRQRFASLPPALPIVAVVVIIIFFVYNPFGDAWGTPTEGGAVGAFIVFLMALYRGMRWGQLKEALIETAKLTVMIFTIIWGVLIYVRFLGFADLPGAFSDWITALEMSPMLILICILLAYAVLGMFMDAIGMLLLTLPVVYPAVMALNGGEAVSAAESTFGMSGPMCAIWFGILVVKMAEFCLITPPIGLNCFVVAGVRDDLSVQDVFKGVTPFFIADGLTIAMLVAFPGIVLWLPSLA; from the coding sequence ATGGACGAAATCACCATCGGCCTTTGGGTATCCGGCTTCATGCTTGCTATGGTTGTGCTGGGTATGCGCGTGGCGTTCGCAGCAGGTATGGCCGGACTTCTAGGGTTAGTCTGGTTGCGCTGGAACGGCTTTGATTACAATCCAGACCGCCTTTGGAAGTCGATCGAGATCAGCGTCAAGATCGCGGGGCAAGTCCCCCATTCCAAAGTTTCGTCGCAAGCCCTGAGCCTGATCCCGACCTTCATCCTGATCGGCTATCTCGCCTATTACGCCAAACTCACCTCCGCCCTGTTCGAGGCTGCCAAGCGTTGGTTTGCTTGGGTGCCGGGTGGTTTGGCCGTGTCCACAGTGTTCGCCACGGCAGGCTTCGCCGCGGTGTCCGGCGCATCTGTGGCAACGGCCGCAGTGTTCGCCCGCATCGCCATCCCCGAGATGCTGAAGGTCGGCTACAACAAGCAGTTCGCAGCCGGTGTTGTTGCCGCTGGCGGCACCTTGGCCTCGCTTATTCCGCCATCAGCGATCCTGGTGATCTATGCCATCATCGTAGAGCAGGACGTGGGAAAACTACTGCTTGCAGGATTTATCCCCGGAGCATTCTCGGCAGTGATCTATGCGCTGTTGATCATCGGCATTGCTGTGGTTTTCAAGAATGTCGGCCCACCGGTGACGGGCTTCACATGGCGTCAACGCTTTGCATCCTTGCCGCCCGCACTGCCGATTGTGGCGGTGGTCGTGATCATCATCTTCTTTGTATACAACCCGTTTGGCGACGCGTGGGGGACCCCGACCGAGGGCGGCGCCGTGGGTGCGTTTATCGTGTTCCTGATGGCCCTTTATCGTGGGATGCGGTGGGGCCAGTTGAAAGAAGCCCTGATCGAAACGGCCAAGTTGACGGTGATGATCTTTACCATCATCTGGGGCGTGCTCATCTATGTGCGCTTCCTGGGCTTTGCGGACCTTCCGGGGGCGTTTTCGGACTGGATCACCGCACTCGAGATGTCACCGATGTTGATCTTGATCTGCATCCTTCTGGCCTACGCTGTCTTGGGCATGTTCATGGATGCAATCGGAATGCTGCTGCTCACACTGCCGGTGGTCTATCCTGCCGTCATGGCATTGAACGGGGGCGAAGCCGTCAGCGCTGCGGAAAGCACGTTCGGCATGTCTGGCCCGATGTGTGCGATCTGGTTCGGGATCCTGGTGGTGAAAATGGCCGAATTCTGCCTGATCACGCCGCCGATTGGGTTGAACTGTTTTGTCGTTGCCGGTGTGCGCGACGACCTGAGCGTGCAGGACGTTTTCAAGGGCGTAACACCGTTCTTCATCGCGGACGGGTTGACGATAGCCATGCTGGTTGCCTTCCCCGGAATCGTGCTCTGGCTGCCATCGCTCGCGTGA